A window of the Sphaerobacter thermophilus DSM 20745 genome harbors these coding sequences:
- a CDS encoding GNAT family N-acetyltransferase: MTESWEADARRSRVETPRIVPLSSDESRRLRLGWSSRFQVRDLEEHLREYPGLSLWIPSTGEYVIGGPWRHRPEIVGVVELASGANAVPLLESLVQVATEAGKRLVLMSEHLETRHRAFYDSAGFELLEEILVYELSPVRRIEPNLGDLRFERVLPEDRARRDELLELDHAAFPWLWWNSEGEFENYLHSGGVEIYLGRDSSGAVVSYVGVTRFRGGNWGHLDRIAVAPDRQGQGYGWRSLDFAVAVLAGKGARRIGLSTQARNAVSRRLYERYGFRRTMSHDYRLWGRWIGPRGEM; encoded by the coding sequence ATGACTGAATCATGGGAAGCGGACGCCCGGAGAAGCAGGGTCGAAACACCGCGTATCGTCCCGCTCAGCAGCGACGAGTCGCGCCGGCTCCGGCTTGGGTGGTCGAGCCGGTTCCAGGTGCGTGACCTCGAGGAGCACCTGCGGGAGTATCCGGGGCTGAGTCTCTGGATTCCGAGCACAGGCGAGTACGTCATCGGCGGGCCGTGGCGTCACCGGCCGGAAATCGTCGGCGTTGTGGAGCTGGCGAGCGGGGCCAACGCCGTGCCCCTTCTGGAGTCCCTGGTGCAGGTGGCGACGGAGGCCGGCAAGCGGCTGGTCTTGATGAGCGAGCATCTCGAAACGCGCCACCGTGCGTTCTACGATTCGGCCGGGTTCGAGCTGCTGGAAGAGATCCTCGTCTACGAGCTTTCGCCGGTGCGGCGCATCGAGCCCAATCTAGGGGACTTGCGGTTCGAGCGGGTTCTGCCGGAGGATCGTGCGCGGCGGGACGAGTTGCTGGAGCTTGACCACGCCGCGTTCCCCTGGCTCTGGTGGAACAGCGAGGGTGAGTTCGAGAACTATCTGCACTCAGGAGGGGTAGAGATCTACCTGGGTCGGGATTCCAGTGGCGCCGTCGTCAGCTATGTCGGCGTGACGCGGTTTCGCGGCGGGAACTGGGGTCATCTGGATCGGATCGCCGTGGCGCCGGACCGGCAGGGACAGGGATACGGGTGGCGCTCACTCGACTTTGCCGTCGCGGTGCTGGCAGGGAAGGGCGCGCGTCGGATCGGGCTGAGCACCCAGGCGCGCAACGCCGTGAGCCGGCGACTCTACGAGCGCTACGGATTTCGCCGGACAATGAGTCATGACTACCGCCTATGGGGGCGGTGGATTGGCCCACGCGGTGAGATGTGA
- a CDS encoding ABC transporter substrate-binding protein, protein MRRQAMPYGAGGDGRWIVALVLAAFLLAGCRVPLLGGDEATPTVRPPGSERTITAIPGTGGGGGVGTVLEAPPRVTAADPSGEQTLTITGSPEGPATLDPALVRDTESAFVTRQIFRGLVRLDERLQPVPDLARRIEISPDGLTYTFYLWEDITFTNGRRITAEDVRYSLERATDPALAGGRGETLPAGTYLADIAGVADRLAGRADSLRGVEVLDQGTVRITLEHPTANFLLKLAATPGYVVDRENARNDNDWWKRPNGSGPFKLAEWREQERIVLEAHPGYTPNPPTLETVVILIGTEALQPVAMYERGDVDVASVSLYEVDRLQAPNSPLREELHVQPLFAVSYVLFNPNVPPLDNPDLRRALLQGFDRHKIATVTYDGHVTPVDGILPPGLLGRDWPADVPAYDPESARALLDHALGSERPTVSIYTTGAQAPVAMKQVYERDLGLPVEVLQLDFVDYIAELGTRQVPATSLTWVADYPDPDTFLRALFYSTSPDNAIGYRNPEVDRLLDEARGEADPARRAALYEQAQQTIIDDAVVVPLYAEESYTLIKPYVHGMTITPLGILGLETVWMTL, encoded by the coding sequence GTGCGACGGCAAGCGATGCCCTATGGGGCCGGCGGGGATGGGCGTTGGATTGTAGCACTCGTCCTGGCGGCGTTCCTGCTCGCTGGCTGTCGCGTGCCGCTGCTCGGGGGTGATGAGGCGACGCCTACGGTCCGGCCGCCAGGGTCGGAACGGACGATAACTGCTATACCGGGCACCGGCGGGGGTGGCGGGGTGGGCACCGTCTTGGAGGCGCCACCGCGGGTGACCGCAGCCGACCCGAGTGGGGAGCAGACGCTGACTATCACTGGGTCACCGGAAGGGCCGGCGACGCTCGACCCGGCGCTGGTCCGGGACACCGAGTCGGCCTTCGTGACGCGCCAGATCTTCCGGGGGCTGGTTCGGCTGGATGAGCGGTTACAACCGGTTCCGGACCTCGCGCGGCGGATCGAGATCAGTCCGGATGGGCTGACCTACACGTTCTACCTGTGGGAGGACATCACATTCACCAATGGCCGGCGGATCACCGCCGAGGATGTGCGCTATTCCCTGGAGCGGGCGACGGATCCCGCGCTGGCCGGGGGGCGCGGAGAGACGTTACCGGCGGGAACGTACCTGGCCGACATCGCGGGAGTTGCCGACCGGCTGGCCGGCCGGGCCGACTCGCTCCGTGGAGTGGAGGTCTTGGACCAGGGGACGGTGCGCATCACGCTTGAGCACCCCACCGCGAACTTTCTGCTCAAGCTGGCGGCCACCCCGGGCTACGTCGTGGACCGCGAGAACGCGCGGAATGATAACGACTGGTGGAAGAGGCCGAACGGGAGCGGTCCTTTCAAGCTGGCTGAGTGGCGGGAGCAGGAGCGCATCGTGCTGGAGGCGCACCCTGGCTACACGCCGAACCCGCCTACGTTGGAGACGGTCGTCATCCTGATCGGGACCGAAGCACTCCAACCAGTGGCGATGTACGAGCGGGGCGATGTCGATGTGGCCAGCGTCAGCCTGTACGAGGTCGATCGCTTGCAGGCGCCGAACAGCCCGCTGCGCGAGGAGTTGCACGTCCAGCCGCTGTTTGCGGTGAGCTACGTGCTGTTCAACCCGAACGTGCCGCCCTTGGACAACCCCGACCTGCGGCGGGCGCTCCTCCAAGGGTTTGACCGGCACAAGATCGCCACGGTTACCTACGACGGCCACGTGACACCGGTGGACGGCATCCTGCCGCCGGGGCTGCTCGGGCGTGACTGGCCTGCGGATGTCCCGGCGTACGACCCGGAGTCGGCGCGGGCGCTGCTCGACCACGCCCTCGGCAGCGAGCGACCGACGGTGTCGATCTACACCACCGGAGCCCAGGCACCGGTCGCGATGAAGCAGGTGTATGAGCGGGATCTGGGGCTCCCGGTTGAGGTGCTGCAGTTGGACTTCGTGGACTACATCGCTGAGCTGGGGACGCGGCAGGTGCCCGCAACGTCGCTGACCTGGGTCGCGGACTACCCCGACCCCGACACCTTCTTGCGTGCGCTGTTCTACTCGACCAGCCCCGACAATGCGATCGGGTACCGCAATCCAGAGGTGGATCGGCTGCTCGACGAGGCGCGCGGAGAGGCCGACCCCGCGCGACGCGCCGCACTCTACGAGCAGGCCCAGCAGACGATCATCGATGACGCGGTGGTCGTGCCGTTGTATGCCGAGGAGTCGTACACCCTGATCAAGCCGTATGTTCATGGCATGACGATTACCCCGCTGGGTATCCTTGGCCTGGAAACCGTATGGATGACGTTGTAG
- a CDS encoding ABC transporter substrate-binding protein, whose product MPGLVWWDYDLGVSPQIAEKWETSADGTEWTFTLRDGVTFHNGKPCTAGEILRNFEHIKDPNSGSMLTPDFEDVEVFAPDDKTVVFTLTESFAPFLAILSHRVAMTDMDAYDGTKPIGTGPFKIVEWQRGSQIILERHEGYWEEGLPKADRVNWKFMPDSDVRLTALRAGEVDITTSVPTQIIDQIKESGEFVVDPIPGVGEYYLAFNCAEGPFADVRMRKAVAHAIDKEAILEVALWGHGTITNVSFPPTSPWFVEIPDYEQDKDKARALVEEAGYGGGLELDMPIPNWSPSAEVAEIVQADLADIGIDVRLVEIEWATYWPEIYLKSDFYITYMGYSARIDPDQIFYPRFHSKGVHNATRYSNPRVDELIEQGRREIEEAKRKEIYAEVQRILVDELPWLWLYLPDITNGWAKNVVGFRQHPGDLLFLTEATKQ is encoded by the coding sequence ATGCCGGGGCTCGTCTGGTGGGACTATGATCTCGGAGTTTCGCCACAGATCGCCGAGAAGTGGGAGACGAGCGCCGACGGGACGGAGTGGACATTCACTCTCCGTGACGGTGTGACGTTCCACAACGGCAAGCCGTGCACGGCGGGTGAGATTCTCCGAAACTTCGAGCACATCAAGGACCCCAACTCCGGGTCGATGTTGACGCCAGACTTCGAGGATGTCGAAGTCTTCGCTCCTGACGACAAGACGGTCGTCTTCACCCTGACTGAGTCGTTCGCGCCGTTCCTCGCGATCCTCTCGCACCGGGTCGCGATGACCGACATGGATGCCTACGACGGGACCAAGCCGATCGGCACCGGCCCGTTCAAGATCGTGGAGTGGCAGCGTGGCTCGCAGATCATCCTGGAACGGCACGAGGGGTACTGGGAGGAAGGTCTCCCGAAGGCCGACCGGGTGAACTGGAAGTTCATGCCGGACTCCGACGTCCGCCTGACTGCGTTGCGGGCCGGCGAGGTGGACATTACCACCAGCGTCCCGACACAGATCATCGACCAGATCAAGGAGAGCGGTGAGTTCGTCGTCGATCCCATTCCCGGCGTTGGAGAATACTACCTGGCCTTTAACTGCGCTGAGGGCCCGTTCGCCGATGTCCGGATGCGCAAGGCCGTCGCGCACGCGATCGACAAGGAGGCGATCCTCGAGGTGGCGCTGTGGGGCCATGGAACGATCACGAACGTGTCGTTTCCGCCCACCTCGCCGTGGTTCGTTGAGATCCCGGACTACGAGCAGGACAAGGACAAGGCCCGAGCCCTGGTGGAAGAGGCGGGGTACGGCGGTGGGCTTGAGCTGGACATGCCGATCCCGAACTGGAGCCCGTCGGCCGAGGTCGCCGAGATCGTTCAGGCAGATCTCGCGGACATCGGGATCGATGTGCGCCTCGTCGAAATCGAGTGGGCGACGTACTGGCCGGAGATCTACCTGAAGAGCGACTTCTACATCACCTACATGGGCTACTCCGCTCGGATCGACCCGGACCAGATCTTCTACCCACGTTTCCACTCCAAGGGCGTTCACAATGCGACGCGGTACAGCAACCCGCGGGTCGACGAACTGATCGAGCAGGGTCGGCGGGAGATCGAGGAAGCCAAGCGCAAGGAGATCTACGCTGAGGTACAGCGCATCCTGGTCGATGAGCTCCCGTGGCTATGGCTCTATCTGCCCGACATCACGAACGGGTGGGCCAAGAACGTCGTCGGGTTCCGCCAACACCCGGGTGATCTCCTGTTCCTGACCGAAGCGACGAAGCAGTAG
- a CDS encoding ABC transporter permease: protein MTRYIVQRLVQAVGVVLLVSVFVFALVRLIPGDPVSIMLGENLSPEVERELIRKWGLDRPIFEQYVAWLANLVRGDLGQSIRTQESVGQLIAARIPATSMLAVGAMIIAIGIGIPAGVVAAYRANTGLDYAAMLAALVGLCVPSFWLGLLLMLLFSLRLGWFPVSGYVSPLDDLGASLRHLVLPALALGVGLSASISRMTRSAMLDVLRQDYVRTARAKGLSERATVLGHALRNALMPTITVIGLQLGFLLGGSVVVEEIFGYPGVGQLLVFAINNRDYPLIQGVVMIFALTFVIVNLLVDLSYAYLDPRIKYS, encoded by the coding sequence ATGACGCGCTACATCGTGCAGCGCCTGGTCCAGGCGGTGGGCGTCGTACTGCTCGTCTCGGTGTTCGTCTTTGCGCTGGTCCGGCTGATCCCGGGAGATCCCGTTTCTATCATGCTCGGGGAGAACCTCTCGCCCGAGGTCGAGAGGGAGCTCATTCGCAAGTGGGGGCTGGACCGCCCCATCTTTGAGCAGTACGTTGCGTGGCTCGCCAATCTCGTCCGTGGGGATCTGGGCCAGTCGATTCGTACGCAGGAGTCGGTAGGCCAGCTTATCGCGGCTCGGATTCCGGCCACGTCAATGCTTGCGGTTGGGGCGATGATCATCGCCATCGGCATCGGGATCCCCGCCGGGGTCGTGGCAGCGTACAGGGCGAACACCGGTCTGGACTACGCAGCGATGCTGGCCGCGCTGGTCGGCCTCTGTGTTCCAAGCTTCTGGCTCGGGCTTCTCCTCATGTTGTTGTTCTCTCTCCGACTCGGCTGGTTTCCGGTCAGCGGCTACGTTTCGCCGCTCGATGACCTGGGGGCATCTCTGCGCCACTTGGTTCTCCCGGCGTTGGCGCTCGGGGTTGGGCTGTCAGCCAGCATCAGTCGCATGACCCGCAGTGCGATGCTGGACGTGCTGCGGCAGGACTACGTGCGCACGGCCCGCGCGAAGGGGCTGTCGGAGCGGGCAACGGTCCTCGGTCATGCGCTGCGAAACGCGCTGATGCCCACCATCACGGTCATCGGGCTGCAGTTGGGCTTTCTGTTGGGCGGGTCGGTGGTTGTGGAGGAGATCTTCGGCTATCCCGGCGTCGGGCAGCTCCTGGTCTTTGCCATCAACAACCGAGATTACCCGCTGATCCAAGGAGTCGTCATGATCTTTGCTCTCACCTTTGTGATCGTGAATCTCCTGGTGGATCTTTCCTATGCGTATCTAGATCCGAGGATCAAGTACTCATGA
- the nikC gene encoding nickel transporter permease, with amino-acid sequence MISRNQRADAIESAPLNGAVARRSWIQDQLRLWRRNKMATVGLVIVLIVIAMALLASVLAPHDPYERDIRNRIAPPSREHLLGTDNLGRDTLSRIMYGARISLLVGGVSVGIATLVGVPLGLLAGYSAGRLDTLIMRIMDAVIAFPEIVLAIAILAILGPSVLNAMIAIGIVYIPIFARTARAPSLSESRKEYVEAARAIGASGWRILLRHVAPNTVSVIIVRITTSLSYAILAEAALSFLGLGASPPTPTWGRMLNEGRGFMEMAPWVAIFPGLAIAITVLGFNLLGDGLRDALDPRYRRT; translated from the coding sequence ATGATCAGCCGGAACCAGCGCGCAGACGCGATTGAGAGCGCGCCGCTGAACGGCGCTGTCGCACGTCGGTCCTGGATTCAAGATCAGCTCCGGCTGTGGCGTCGGAACAAGATGGCGACGGTCGGGCTGGTGATTGTCCTCATAGTGATCGCGATGGCGCTGCTTGCGTCCGTCCTTGCGCCGCATGACCCTTACGAACGCGATATCCGTAATCGCATCGCTCCGCCGAGTCGTGAGCACCTGCTCGGGACCGATAACCTCGGGCGGGACACGCTCAGCCGAATCATGTATGGCGCTCGCATCTCCCTGCTCGTCGGGGGTGTGTCCGTCGGCATTGCAACGCTGGTCGGTGTCCCGCTTGGGTTGCTGGCGGGTTACAGCGCCGGGCGGCTCGACACCCTGATCATGCGGATCATGGACGCGGTTATCGCGTTCCCGGAGATCGTGCTGGCGATCGCGATCCTGGCGATCCTCGGTCCGTCCGTGCTCAACGCGATGATCGCGATCGGTATCGTCTACATACCCATCTTCGCCCGGACCGCTCGCGCGCCCAGCCTCTCCGAGTCGCGCAAGGAGTACGTCGAGGCCGCACGTGCCATCGGCGCGAGTGGATGGCGGATTCTCCTCCGGCACGTGGCGCCCAACACGGTGAGCGTGATCATCGTCCGCATCACCACGAGCCTGAGCTACGCCATCCTGGCTGAGGCCGCACTGTCCTTCCTCGGTCTCGGTGCTTCACCGCCGACGCCGACCTGGGGCCGGATGCTCAATGAGGGCCGTGGCTTCATGGAGATGGCGCCGTGGGTTGCGATCTTCCCCGGGTTGGCGATCGCGATCACTGTGCTCGGGTTCAACCTGCTGGGCGACGGATTACGGGACGCGCTCGACCCCCGCTATCGCCGGACGTAG